A genomic window from Enoplosus armatus isolate fEnoArm2 chromosome 20, fEnoArm2.hap1, whole genome shotgun sequence includes:
- the LOC139303598 gene encoding mitochondrial nucleoid-associated protein 1, which produces MSSEVCPFCGKTYKRLKSHLPHCKAAASSKTPPTKHDVTVSQTTSSSQLAAASSEPTARGEKSTQTLSMTASPQPKKSKKVSPVPPQSSSPATSSPQSLSLSSASLPPSTKKKKLKLSEQIKTANMPSPNTESLISPTISKPKKKTLRALIEAAKSKQVSKGSLEETRSASGDLPSGSTPFVADLLSSRTTAQTETKIYPDKDLVKDNAQPAFLSVDTKPKGASKVKASKMKKAAQSLSTTKDTPSSLDSKVNESSARPRVRDDFCVDHKGEIEDLSMNKVLLKSGSGHLARITLQDVKATLGRANAPRQSSRKSIFSQIETTDDLSKLRLPLPTGNQDVDSCLVTTKTLSDQLPSTSSQHKELQSVKRKSSKSKEACLIPHEGPPQPELTSPAAPLLSGHLSSQVSQATSTQYPAGLHTISPSLTQFSSPNLFPLAPQTLPARVETLRAADGLTMEKSKLEIRKQNTADNGTKGALTQRSLGQVRLRELPEWLSCKTPSHPRDVVEMVQRGWQWYHKRYIDVKKGGVGGLGMLLAGYCVLSYIWSYPHIKRDRWRKYH; this is translated from the exons GCCCATTCTGTGGGAAAACTTACAAAAGGTTGAAGAGTCACCTGCCGCATTGTAAGGCAGCAGCGAGCTCCAAAACACCTCCAACCAAACACGATGTTACGGTGAGTCAGACAACATCATCTTCTCAGCTGGCCGCAGCCTCGTCCGAGCCAACAGCAAGGGGGGAAAAGTCCACTCAGACGCTGTCAATGACTGCAAGTCCACAACCAAAGAAGAGTAAAAAGGTGTCACCAGTACCACCACAGTCATCATCACCAGCAACATCTTCGCCACAGTCATTGTCCCTGAGTTCTGCATCACTTCCACCATCAactaagaagaagaaactgaagctGTCTGAGCAAATCAAGACAGCCAACATGCCCTCCCCTAACACAGAGTCCCTCATCTCTCCCACCATCTCCAAGCCCAAAAAGAAGACTCTCCGTGCTTTGATAGAAGCTGCAAAGTCCAAACAGGTTTCTAAGGGATCACTTGAGGAAACCAGATCTGCCTCAGGGGACCTGCCTTCAGGCTCAACACCATTTGTGGCAGATCTTCTAAGCTCCAGAACCACAGCGCAGACAGAGACCAAAATTTATCCCGACAAAGACTTAGTAAAAGACAACGCCCAACCTGCCTTTCTGTCCGTGGACACGAAACCCAAAGGTGCCTCTAAAGTGAAGGCGTCAAAGATGAAGAAAGCCGCACAATCCCTCTCCACAACCAAAGACACCCCTAGCTCTCTGGACTCTAAAGTAAATGAAAGTAGTGCAAGACCCCGTGTAAGAGACGACTTCTGTGTGGACCACAAGGGGGAAATTGAGGATTTATCTATGAATAAGGTGCTCTTGAAATCAGGAAGTGGTCACCTGGCCAGGATTACCCTCCAGGATGTTAAAGCCACGTTAGGCCGAGCTAACGCCCCCCGTCAGTCCAGCAGGAAAAGCATCTTTAGCCAGATTGAAACTACTGATGATCTAAGCAAACTCAGACTTCCTCTCCCAACAGGGAATCAAGATGTTGATAGCTGCTTGGTAACGACTAAAACTCTGTCAGACCAGCTGCCCAGCACCAGTTCACAACATAAGGAGCTACAATCAGTTAAGAGAAAAAGTTCAAAGTCTAAAGAAGCATGTTTAATCCCCCACGAAGGTCCACCTCAGCCTGAACTAACCTCCCCTGCAGCTCCACTCCTCTCTGGTCATCTGTCATCCCAGGTGAGCCAGGCCACGTCCACACAATATCCAGCAGGACTCCACACAATATCACCGTCACTCACCCAGTTTTCCAGCCCAAATCTTTTCCCTCTCGCACCACAAACTCTGCCGGCGAGGGTGGAGACATTGAGAGCTGCTGATGGGTTGACGATGGAGAAGTCAAAGCTTGAGAtcaggaaacaaaacactgctgatAACGGAACCAAAG GTGCTCTGACGCAGCGGAGTCTTGGACAGGTGAGACTGAGGGAGTTGCCTGAGTGGCTGTCCTGTAAAACCCCCAGTCATCCCAGAGATGTAGTGGAAATGGTGCAAAGAG GCTGGCAGTGGTATCACAAGAGGTATATTGATGTGAAGAAAGGTGGTGTGGGTGGACTGGGCATGTTGTTAGCAGGATACTGTGTGCTCAGCTACATCTGGAGTTACCCTCACATAA AGCGTGATCGCTGGAGGAAGTACCACTAA